Part of the Gemmatimonadota bacterium genome, ACTTGCCCAGAGCCGTTGAATATGCCAAATACGCATACGCGTACAACCAATACGAACCGAGAGTGTGCGATACCTATGGCGGGCTTTCGCTCAGTTTGGCGAGCGTAAAGCTCAAAGAAGGCGCGTATCGAGAGGCGATTTCAACCATTTATCCCGTGACATCCTTTGGATGGCAAGACCGCGGCGAAGCCCTGATCACCCTGGCGATTGCCTATTTCAACTCCGACCTGCAAAATGTGGGGACGAGAGCATACCAGGCCGCGGAAATGGCCTATCGCATTGCGCCAGAACGCTACTGGAAAGAATTTCATCGCATTGCCAAAAGTCAGGGCAACTATGTGCAAGCGCGTCAACTCGAAGAAAAGCACAGCAGCGCGCTGCTCAGCAAAAAACAGGACACCTCCCCATGAACACCCTGAGATTCATCTTATTTTGCATCCTGCTGACCACACCGCTCCATATCTCGGCTCAAGAAACAGAGCCTGCGCCGAGGATGCTTCTCAAGACGAAAATCCACATTCGCTCAGAACCCACAGGTGCCCAGGTCTTCATCAATGGGCAGGAAGCGGGTTATACGCCATTTGTCACAGAAAAGCTACTGGACATTGGCGATAAAATTCAGGCATTTGCACATGGCTACCAGCCCTGGATGCGCACATTTACGACAACTGTTCTGGCAGATACGGTGCATATCGCGCTCATACGTCAGAAAGCGCATCTGGAGATCCGGTCCGATCAACTCGCGGCCTTAGGCGCAGAAATCCACCTTCGATTTGCAGATCAAGACACGACCATCACCGGGTTTATCAACATCGGACGCGGCAATGTGGCTTATGAGTCGGACCTTTTTGTGGGCAAATACCGCCTCGAAATCAGCAAACCCGGCTATAACCTCATCGAACAAGACTTCTTTCTGCCCCCGCGTGGCAAACTCATAGAAATTAGGCTTACCCGCAATCCGCTGCCACTCACGGAATTGTCCATCCCCGGTCTCGTGGATATCGCAGACCAATACCTCGCCGAAAGCGCGCAACTCCTCGCCGCTGCCCTGGCCATTGGCGAGACGGTCCCCGCAGTTGAAACCAATGTGTCTATCCGCCTCAGCGATCCGCGCCTGACGCCTTTTATCGAAGATCTGAAATACTATAGCCACCAGACGCGTGAATTAGAACGCACGATGCGTCTTATGGGAAAAAGCGAACGCGGCCTGCTCCGTGCGCTGTCGCAAATTGACGTGTACCGCGGTATTGTGCTGGGCAAATACCGCCGCTTCTCAGAAGCGCACGCGCTCTTCCGAGAAGCCCGTGAGCGTTCCCCTTTTCCCATTGAACAGGAACCCAATCCCCTTCCAGGGGAAAACGAGTCCCGCCTGGGCGATCTCACGCGCTTTGCCGAACATTGGCACATGCGCCTCGGGCGATTAGATGTCAACGTAAATGCGGCCTATCTCGCCATTCGCAACCTGCCTCCCAAAACCCTGCGCTTTGAACAGGTGCGCTTCACGCGAGAAGCACCCGTGCCCCCGGCCACCTCCTCGCACGAACAGGCCATGCACGACAGCCTTGTCGCTCTTGCCGAACATATCCTGAACGAGAATATCGCCAATCGCCGGCAAGAGTTTTCCATCACTCTTCCCAAAGGCCATTATATGCTTAAAGATACGCAAAACATGGCCATTCCCATTTCATTCCGAGTTTCCGATGCCCCCACTTTTCTATCCATCTCACCGCGCGTCAGCCTGTGGTTGCCCACCGCCAAAACCGCGTCGGATACGGTTCTCTTGCAAACCGTCGTCGGGGACGAACTCGGCCCGATTGTTCAACCCGACCAAATTACTTTTGGCCGAGAATACGCACTTCTGGTCAAAATGGGCGATTACAAACGCCACCGCGAAAATATCATTCTCTATCCCCTCGGTGGCATCAAACCCGTTTGGCCCGGTGTCACCGCCATTGCCGCGACCCCAGGTACGGAATGCCTGTATTACAAAACAGGAAATGAAAAATTGGAAACATCTATCCTCAGCAACATCCAGGGCAAACGCAGCGGACTGCTCAAATACTTGCTCCTCCCCATCGTAGGGATAGGCGTTGCCCTCGCGCTGTGAGAGTGCAACCAGGTCAAAAACAAAAAAGCACCCGTGTTTTATTAGGGTGCTTTTTGTTAATTTTAAATTTCCGTGATAGAACCTGTCTCACAACCCAATCAAATACGACACCTTGAGCAGGACGGCGCGGCCGGTCTGGTGAAGATCGCCATCGGTTCCAAACCCGTGATCATACACAAAGAAAATATCGCTACCCGGGCGGAAACGGTAATTGAGCAAAAAGTTTGCGCCCATGGATTCGCTGTCACTATTCCACTGCGCGAAAATTTTGAAAAAGAAATCGGTTGTAAACGAATAAATTATCCTCGTGCTCAATGCCTGAATATTGAGATTGGCCTGTGGCAAGCGAATCCAATTGCCATCGTAAATCAGCTCAATACCCAATCTGCCATTGGGCCGATAGGCATTCTCTGCGGTTACCCGATACAGGTGTCCGGTATAATAGGTTCCGACCAGAAAATCAAAATCCAACTGCAATTTGCGATAATTTGCCGTATCCGGTCCCAGCCTGAACGATGTAAAAGTATATTCACGCGGCGGAATGGCGACATCGGGTCGCTTGCGCGACGGTCTAAAAGTCCGCGTAACGACATCGCGGGTCCTCTCCACACGCACCAAAAAGCGATCAGCCGTCTGAAGTGCGAGCACACCGTCAAGTCTGAACCGCTGGAACGGCACCTCGCCTTCGTCGTCTTCAATCACCTGAATATCGGGCGTGAACCTCAAATTGCGAATATTGGCTACTCTGGGACGCGGCAAATAGGATAGATTGACATTATAGCGCCGAAATCCCCGAATACCACGTCTGCGATTGACAAACCCCGCCTCCGGCTCAAAATTGTCCTCCACATCCAGAACAGTTGCCGAACCCGAGTATTTAGTACCGTTATACGATAAGCGAAGATACCGTGCATCATCCACTTCTTCTGAGTCTTTATCCCAGGTACGCGCGTAAAACGCCTGCACATTGACCGCGGTTGACGGCGAAAAACTGAAATCCAGCCCCCCGGCGCGATTGTAGTCGCCCCACCCACCTTCGGACACTTCGCTTTGTTTATTTACCCAGATAAATCCCACATTGGACCGCGCGAGCACATCGCGTTTCATCCGCAGGACGGAAAAATTTCTCCGCGGCAGCGTCTGCGTGTCCAGCATCTCAGAATCTGTCAGAACATTTAACGCGCCAATACTGGTACGCCCGGCTTTGCCAGCCAGTTTGCCACCTGCGAGAATCGGCACGGGCTGCCCCCCATCCAGACCGATTCTCCTGCTGTAAAACAGCAGCGTTGGCGGGCGCACATCGCCCCCACGAGTTGACGCGGCCTCGCCAAAATCAAACAACTGTGCCCCCTCCAGAAAAAACTCGCGCTTTTCGGGAAAAAACTGAGAAAATTGAGTCAAATTCACCTGCTCTTGATCGGCTTCGACCTGGGCAAAATCCGTATTATACGACACATCCAGAGCGAGATTAGGCGTCACGCCATAGCGCACATCTGCACCCGCTTCAAACGTGCGATTCTCACCCTCATCGCCTGCAAAATTGCGCGAAGTCCCCGGCAACACATATGGTTTGACCTGAAAGAGCCGCTTCCTCTCAACAGCCTTTAATCCGCGCAAGACACCCATATCTGTCATCTGATATCGCCGCCGGGGCGACGGCGTGTGCCGCCCGACAATAAACGCTGTCTCTTCGTTCTTGTGCCCGATATAACGCCCCATGTTAATCCCCCATTCCATCTCATCAGACGGATTGAAACGGAGTTGATTAAAGGGAATCGCTATTTCGGCAGTCCAGCCCCTCTCATGACGCACACACCGCGCCTCCCAGATACAATCCCAATCTTCATTCGTCGTTCGCCCTTCATTTGACAAAAGCATATCTGCCCGAGCGCCGAGCGCATTTACAAAAAAGAAAACCCCATTCTGGTTGTCATTAAACGGATCGAGCAACAACTGGATATTGTCATCGCCCGAAAGCTGAGAATCTCGGCGCATATTATTGGTAACAATGAGGCCGGGATTTTTGTCATAACATTCAAAACCAAAATAAATTTTTTTATTGTCATAAATAATTTTCACAACCGTCCGCTCAGTAACCGGCATCCAGTATTTCGGATCGCGCTGCACAAAGCCCTCTGCGGCCTGAGCTTGTTGCCAAACCGCGTCGTCCAACCGCCCGTCAATGCGCGGTGCCGCTGCAACCCGCGTCGCCTGCACCACCCTGCGCGGCGATCCTGCAAGCGTGCCATCATCGGTCTGAATCCGATCGCCAGTTTTCACTGGCAAACCATTCTCCTCAACCACGCGCGCAACCGCTACATTGGGCAATACCTTAATTACCTGCAAAACCGCACCGTCGTCGCCTGCAACCCGCAATTTGCCATCCAGGTCAGCCGAAAGTCCTTCCACATAGACGAGATCACCCACCACCTGCTGCACCGTACCCTGCGCATATGTATGATCGGGAATAGCAATTGTCATTAGCCCCCAAAATAATACCCAAAAACGCATGAATACCTCCTGATAAATGTCCAAAAACAAACTCCCCGAATACGGGAGATTTTTAATCGTCTTGTGGGGATTCTGGCTCAGCATTCGTAGAATCGGGTGCGACTCCACCTGTTTGTAACTGCTTATGCCATAGAGCCTTCAGCGATTGACGCTCGGCTTCTTCGGGATCGTAAGGAACTGTTGTAAGACCTGTCAGAACAGATTGCAAATCGCCAGTTGTAAAAACCGTCTTCTTAAATGTATTGCGATGTTGTAGAGCGGCCTGATCGTCATAATGGGGAGACTCGGGATCTTCGCTATTACCATAAGCCAGCGCACTCCACGACTGCACCGGCTGCACCAGCGAAACCACCATCCCAAAAGCCGATCCGCCTTCGATAAGCATCGTCCCATCTGCTTCTATTCGCGTCAGTGTCTGATGCAAAGCCTCTGTGCCAGAAGGCGCACCGCTCATCGGAAAAGTGCGATTTCCTCGCTTCAAGTAATGCACCTGCCCCCAGGGCACATCCAATCGTCCATAAGTCGCGATC contains:
- a CDS encoding PEGA domain-containing protein — its product is MNTLRFILFCILLTTPLHISAQETEPAPRMLLKTKIHIRSEPTGAQVFINGQEAGYTPFVTEKLLDIGDKIQAFAHGYQPWMRTFTTTVLADTVHIALIRQKAHLEIRSDQLAALGAEIHLRFADQDTTITGFINIGRGNVAYESDLFVGKYRLEISKPGYNLIEQDFFLPPRGKLIEIRLTRNPLPLTELSIPGLVDIADQYLAESAQLLAAALAIGETVPAVETNVSIRLSDPRLTPFIEDLKYYSHQTRELERTMRLMGKSERGLLRALSQIDVYRGIVLGKYRRFSEAHALFREARERSPFPIEQEPNPLPGENESRLGDLTRFAEHWHMRLGRLDVNVNAAYLAIRNLPPKTLRFEQVRFTREAPVPPATSSHEQAMHDSLVALAEHILNENIANRRQEFSITLPKGHYMLKDTQNMAIPISFRVSDAPTFLSISPRVSLWLPTAKTASDTVLLQTVVGDELGPIVQPDQITFGREYALLVKMGDYKRHRENIILYPLGGIKPVWPGVTAIAATPGTECLYYKTGNEKLETSILSNIQGKRSGLLKYLLLPIVGIGVALAL
- a CDS encoding DUF5916 domain-containing protein, with the translated sequence MRFWVLFWGLMTIAIPDHTYAQGTVQQVVGDLVYVEGLSADLDGKLRVAGDDGAVLQVIKVLPNVAVARVVEENGLPVKTGDRIQTDDGTLAGSPRRVVQATRVAAAPRIDGRLDDAVWQQAQAAEGFVQRDPKYWMPVTERTVVKIIYDNKKIYFGFECYDKNPGLIVTNNMRRDSQLSGDDNIQLLLDPFNDNQNGVFFFVNALGARADMLLSNEGRTTNEDWDCIWEARCVRHERGWTAEIAIPFNQLRFNPSDEMEWGINMGRYIGHKNEETAFIVGRHTPSPRRRYQMTDMGVLRGLKAVERKRLFQVKPYVLPGTSRNFAGDEGENRTFEAGADVRYGVTPNLALDVSYNTDFAQVEADQEQVNLTQFSQFFPEKREFFLEGAQLFDFGEAASTRGGDVRPPTLLFYSRRIGLDGGQPVPILAGGKLAGKAGRTSIGALNVLTDSEMLDTQTLPRRNFSVLRMKRDVLARSNVGFIWVNKQSEVSEGGWGDYNRAGGLDFSFSPSTAVNVQAFYARTWDKDSEEVDDARYLRLSYNGTKYSGSATVLDVEDNFEPEAGFVNRRRGIRGFRRYNVNLSYLPRPRVANIRNLRFTPDIQVIEDDEGEVPFQRFRLDGVLALQTADRFLVRVERTRDVVTRTFRPSRKRPDVAIPPREYTFTSFRLGPDTANYRKLQLDFDFLVGTYYTGHLYRVTAENAYRPNGRLGIELIYDGNWIRLPQANLNIQALSTRIIYSFTTDFFFKIFAQWNSDSESMGANFLLNYRFRPGSDIFFVYDHGFGTDGDLHQTGRAVLLKVSYLIGL